In the Nitrospirota bacterium genome, one interval contains:
- the cobA gene encoding uroporphyrinogen-III C-methyltransferase has product MQNKNGKVYIVGAGPGDIGLFTVKGLSCLQKAEVVVYDFHLNSQILNYIKHDAELIYAGKRGGQHAMVQEDINRVLVEKAKEGKVVCRLKGGDPFVFGRGGEEAEALFDNGIKFEVVPGVSSAVAAPAYAGIPLTHRSYASSLAIVPGYEDITKGESSIDWSRLATGIDTIVFLMAVKNIDTVCQRLIENGRKPETPVAVIRWGTRADQKTVVGSLQNIVSLIREKEIRPPAVMVVGDVVKLREKLKWYEDKPMFGQRVLVTREHTEGFEPLGELGAELIEFHTIKIVPAEDRTELDKAIDKLEAYNWLVLTSANGVNFFFKRLFEKRDIRDLKGVRVCAVGTKTASAIQEYGIKVDMVPEEFNSEGLISAFTSMSQANSADPLKGVRFLLPRAETARDVFPKRVVEMGGEIDVVTAYRAVKPEIHGKRLKRFLKEGKITVATFTSAATFNNFMDMVGDDAESLLDGVAIAVIGPVTARAVEKAGLKVSIMPKEATVEAMVNEIIKWASAK; this is encoded by the coding sequence ATGCAAAACAAGAATGGCAAGGTATACATAGTCGGAGCTGGCCCAGGTGATATAGGGCTCTTCACGGTCAAGGGGCTAAGCTGCCTTCAGAAGGCGGAGGTAGTGGTCTATGACTTCCATCTTAACTCCCAGATACTGAACTATATCAAGCATGACGCTGAGTTGATTTATGCGGGCAAGCGCGGCGGGCAGCATGCAATGGTGCAGGAAGATATCAACCGTGTCCTTGTTGAAAAGGCCAAAGAGGGCAAGGTGGTCTGCCGTCTCAAAGGCGGCGACCCTTTTGTCTTTGGAAGGGGCGGAGAAGAGGCAGAGGCTCTTTTTGACAATGGCATTAAGTTCGAGGTCGTGCCCGGCGTAAGTTCAGCGGTCGCTGCTCCTGCCTATGCGGGTATACCTCTTACGCACAGATCATATGCGTCTTCACTTGCCATAGTTCCTGGGTATGAGGATATTACAAAAGGGGAGAGCTCCATAGACTGGTCGAGGCTTGCCACAGGCATCGACACTATAGTTTTTCTGATGGCTGTAAAGAATATCGATACAGTCTGTCAGCGGCTTATTGAGAACGGCAGAAAGCCTGAGACGCCTGTTGCCGTTATCAGGTGGGGGACAAGGGCTGACCAGAAGACGGTTGTGGGCAGCCTTCAGAACATCGTCAGCCTGATCAGGGAGAAGGAGATAAGGCCGCCTGCGGTCATGGTGGTTGGCGATGTGGTCAAACTGAGGGAGAAGCTCAAATGGTATGAGGATAAACCCATGTTCGGCCAGAGAGTGCTTGTTACCAGAGAGCACACAGAGGGTTTTGAACCGCTTGGAGAACTGGGCGCGGAACTGATTGAATTTCATACTATTAAAATTGTCCCGGCTGAAGACCGGACAGAGCTTGATAAGGCAATAGACAAATTAGAGGCCTATAACTGGCTCGTGCTGACAAGCGCGAACGGTGTGAACTTCTTTTTCAAAAGGCTTTTTGAGAAGAGGGATATCAGGGATCTCAAGGGTGTCAGGGTATGCGCGGTCGGAACAAAGACCGCCTCTGCGATACAGGAGTACGGCATAAAGGTTGATATGGTGCCTGAGGAGTTTAATTCAGAGGGGCTTATATCTGCCTTCACATCAATGTCACAGGCTAATAGTGCTGACCCGTTAAAAGGCGTGCGCTTCCTCCTGCCGAGAGCGGAAACAGCAAGGGATGTATTTCCAAAAAGGGTTGTTGAGATGGGCGGTGAGATCGATGTTGTCACTGCCTACAGGGCGGTCAAGCCTGAGATACACGGAAAGAGGCTCAAGAGGTTTCTGAAAGAGGGGAAGATAACTGTCGCGACATTTACAAGCGCCGCTACTTTTAATAATTTCATGGATATGGTTGGAGACGATGCCGAATCGCTTCTTGATGGCGTGGCTATCGCTGTCATCGGGCCTGTAACTGCGCGAGCGGTTGAAAAGGCAGGATTGAAGGTAAGTATAATGCCCAAAGAGGCGACTGTTGAAGCGATGGTGAATGAGATAATCAAATGGGCATCGGCAAAATAG
- a CDS encoding DUF2442 domain-containing protein produces MYIPVKSAKPLEGYKLQIKFKNGEEKIFDLTPYLTIGKFAELRDVSLFNSVTVKFDSIEWANHLDIDPEFLYAHSVTMKPRLTKLSTRTVKKQAAG; encoded by the coding sequence ATGTATATACCGGTAAAAAGCGCGAAGCCGTTAGAAGGATATAAGCTGCAAATTAAATTTAAAAATGGTGAGGAAAAAATCTTTGATCTTACTCCTTATCTCACGATTGGAAAATTCGCAGAATTGCGTGATGTCAGCTTATTCAACTCCGTTACGGTTAAATTCGACAGTATTGAGTGGGCCAATCATTTAGATATTGATCCGGAGTTTTTGTATGCACACAGCGTCACAATGAAACCGCGCCTGACCAAACTCTCAACACGAACCGTAAAAAAACAGGCGGCCGGATAG
- a CDS encoding DUF4160 domain-containing protein, with the protein MPTISMFFGIIIRMYCSPGEHNPPHIHAYYQKHMAIIDIRSCEITDGKLPPRQTKLVLAWAEIHKEELMADWELTSKGELPFPIEPLK; encoded by the coding sequence ATGCCGACAATCTCAATGTTTTTCGGGATCATCATCAGGATGTATTGCTCTCCGGGAGAACACAACCCCCCGCATATACACGCCTATTACCAGAAGCACATGGCTATTATTGATATTCGTTCATGCGAAATCACTGACGGCAAGCTGCCCCCGAGGCAGACAAAGCTTGTATTGGCTTGGGCTGAAATTCACAAAGAAGAACTGATGGCCGATTGGGAATTAACATCAAAAGGTGAACTTCCCTTCCCCATTGAGCCATTGAAATAG
- a CDS encoding integration host factor subunit beta, giving the protein MTKSVLIEKISEKVEGLTRKQTEVVVETIFDSIKDALAHGDKVEIRGFGNFRLRSRNARKARNPKTGDSVAVEPKKVPYFKVGKELREMATKDI; this is encoded by the coding sequence ATGACTAAATCTGTTCTCATTGAAAAAATATCTGAAAAAGTTGAAGGGCTTACAAGAAAACAGACAGAGGTTGTTGTCGAGACGATATTTGACAGCATCAAGGACGCGCTGGCGCACGGCGACAAAGTTGAGATAAGAGGTTTCGGCAACTTCAGGCTCAGAAGCAGGAACGCCCGCAAGGCCAGAAACCCCAAGACAGGAGACTCAGTTGCGGTTGAGCCAAAAAAGGTTCCTTACTTTAAGGTCGGCAAAGAACTCAGGGAGATGGCGACAAAAGACATATAG